A window of the Trichoderma asperellum chromosome 4, complete sequence genome harbors these coding sequences:
- a CDS encoding uncharacterized protein (antiSMASH:Cluster_4.4~CAZy:GH105) — translation MSSETLEFDANQIHSNIQLLIHGLVNIKDETGEFLMTLADGRVIDTKGWNDWEWTHGIGLYGIWQYYQITGHAKYLQIIEDWFQNRFASGGTTKNINTMAAFLTLAYVYEKTGNTTYFPWLDSWGEWAYRDLKRTKFGGMQHITYLEENDQQLWDDTLMMTVLPLAKIGVVLGRDHYVKEAKYQFLLHLQYLFDTKTGLFFHGWTFNDGGHNFASARWARGNSWLTIAIPEFLELLDLASDDPFHMHLKSTLIAQCEALKTFQAPSGLWRTLLDHSEEEGSYVESSATAGFAFGLLKGYRKRYIQPGYREIAFKAIQGLLGNIDSDGQLLNTSFGTGMGPDLEFYKRIPITPMPYGQAMAILALVEVLKVFI, via the coding sequence ATGTCTTCCGAAACACTTGAGTTTGATGCAAATCAGATACATTCAAATATACAGCTTCTAATCCATGGTCTcgttaatattaaagatgaGACTGGAGAGTTTCTTATGACTCTTGCAGATGGCCGAGTTATAGACACGAAAGGATGGAACGACTGGGAATGGACGCACGGCATTGGCCTGTACGGAATATGGCAATACTACCAAATTACAGGTCACGCGAAGTATCTGCAGATAATCGAGGATTGGTTCCAGAATCGATTTGCTTCAGGCGGCACGACGAAGAATATCAACACTATGGCAGCCTTCCTCACTTTAGCTTACGTTTATGAGAAGACAGGGAATACCACTTATTTTCCCTGGTTGGATAGCTGGGGGGAATGGGCCTATCGTGACTTAAAACGAACCAAATTTGGAGGCATGCAGCACATTACATATTTGGAAGAAAATGACCAACAGTTATGGGATGACACCCTTATGATGACTGTATTGCCGTTGGCCAAGATTGGAGTGGTTTTGGGTCGGGACCACTACgtgaaagaagcaaagtATCAGTTTTTACTCCACCTTCAGTATCTGTTTGATACCAAGACGGGCCTCTTTTTCCATGGATGGACTTTCAATGACGGCGGCCATAATTTTGCGTCAGCAAGGTGGGCGCGCGGGAATAGCTGGCTCACTATTGCCATACCGGAGTTCCTCGAATTATTAGATTTAGCTTCTGATGATCCATTTCATATGCACTTAAAATCTACGTTAATTGCGCAATGCGAGGCTTTGAAGACTTTCCAAGCACCATCTGGGCTTTGGCGTACATTATTGGATCAttcggaagaagaagggtcGTATGTAGAATCCAGTGCAACAGCTGGGTTCGCATTCGGCCTGCTAAAGGGGTATAGGAAGCGTTATATTCAGCCAGGATATCGTGAAATTGCATTCAAAGCTATACAAGGTCTTTTGGGGAATATTGACTCAGATGGGCAATTACTAAATACGTCTTTTGGAACGGGTATGGGACCTGACTTGGAATTTTACAAAAGGATTCCTATTACTCCCATGCCCTATGGCCAGGCAATGGCAATTCTGGCACTGGTTgaagttttaaaagtttttatatag
- a CDS encoding uncharacterized protein (antiSMASH:Cluster_4.4~EggNog:ENOG41~CAZy:GH79~SECRETED:SignalP(1-19)) codes for MKPNTLLAALPLLPAVVAALGSTIKVAAPGTVPSGASQIVDHAFASFSFPAHWLPDFAGNNTHPNLFSRDILDLLYRKTGKHPYIRVGGTSADRTYYNASQELSIQVDTGANGIPSAVYIGPVYFEAFNNFPGSLWSFQANLANNASWGLNNTMEVCKLVMNTLKGSLIDFEIGNEVDLYPCGVRPCGYTVYDYLQEWTRYADAISENVLKGNPYGLDEQKFFQALVFANAQLNTFTTQNAFNGGIDLTNHVKSVSLHHYAAGNQAWVRLQETFMNHTAVVANLSIYSPANTYLKTNYPDVTFLLGETNSDYTNLLMSQVEGVFGSSLWLIDYLMYGMSLGTTFGYTGWVPVPTGNMKPYVRPPLYGQIVVADIIGHNPEVQILPIELGSAMWRFSAYAVYESSKLRKYVLINLDEWNSTTRYPRPSQKVSLRIPSGVRGATAQRLLGTGASADSGISWGGLSWNYTHGRLEQSGRPHYEALPVARGEATLSIPSTEAVVVTFDQPIY; via the exons ATGAAGCCGAACACTCTTCTAGCGGCGCTTCCCCTCCTACCAGCAGTGGTAGCAGCCCTTGGCTCTACAATAAAAGTTGCGGCTCCTGGCACGGTTCCTTCAGGTGCTTCTCAAATCGTGGACCAtgcctttgcttctttctcttttccggCACATTGGCTACCCGATTTTGCTG GAAACAATACTCACCCCAATTTGTTTTCCCGTGATATTTTAGATCTTTTATACAGAAAGACTGGGAAACACCCGTACATTCGAGTGGGAGGGACATCTGC AGATCGCACTTACTATAATGCGTCGCAAGAACTGTCGATTCAAGTAGACACAGGTGCCAATGGCATCCCGTCAGCAGTATATATTGGACCGGTCTATTTTGAGGCTTTCAATAACTTTCCAGGCTCCTTGTGGAGCTTCCAGGCTAATCTTGCAAACAATGCTAGCTGGGGCCTTAACAACACAATGGAAGTATGCAAACTCGTAATGAACACGCTTAAAGGCAGCTTAATCGACTTTGAGATTGGCAACGAAGTGGACCTCTATCCGTGTGGTGTTCGCCCTTGTGGATATACCGTCTATGATTATCTTCAGGAGTGGACAAGATACGCCGATGCGATCTCCGAAAACGTTCTCAAGGGAAACCCGTATGGCCTAGACGAACAAAAATTCTTCCAGGCTCTTGTATTTGCAAACGCTCAGCTAAATACTTTCACAAC GCAAAATGCGTTTAACGGAGGTATCGATTTGACCAATCACGTTAAATCAGTTTCTCTGCATCA CTATGCGGCTGGTAACCAGGCTTGGGTTAGACTACAGG AGACTTTCATGAACCACACGGCTGTTGTGGCTAATCTTAGCATCTACTCTCCTGCCAACACTTACTTAAAAACCAACTATCCGGATGTCACCTTCTTGCTTGGGGAGACAAATAGCGATTATACTAACCTCCTCATGAGCCAAGTAGAGGGCGTTTTTGGCAGTTCATTATGGCTGATTGACTATCTTATGTACGGGATGTCTCTA GGTACCACCTTTGGATATACAGGTTGGGTGCCTGTCCCTACGGGCAACATGAAACCTTACGTCCGACCACCACTTTACGGCCAAATTGTAGTAGCAGATATCATTGGCCATAACCCTGAAGTTCAAATTCTTCCCATTGAACTTGGCTCTGCGATGTGGAGATTTTCTGCCTATGCCGTTTATGAGTCGTCCAAGCTGAGAAAATACGTGCTAATTAATCTCGATGAGTGGAATTCCACAACTCGATACCCTCGGCCAAGTCAGAAAGTCTCACTACGTATTCCTTCTGGAGTAAGAGGCGCCACAGCACAGAGGCTTCTTGGGACAGGAGCTAGCGCTGACTCTGGTATCTCTTGGGGTGGTCTCAGCTGGAACTACACACACGGGCGGCTTGAGCAGTCAGGTAGGCCTCACTACGAGGCACTACCGGTTGCAAGAGGGGAGGCCACATTGTCCATTCCTTCTACAGAAGCCGTTGTAGTTACGTTCGATCAGCCAATATACTAG
- the CBH2 gene encoding Exoglucanase 2 (SECRETED:SignalP(1-18)~antiSMASH:Cluster_4.4~CAZy:GH6): MAGRVFATLATLATLAACAPVVEERQACNSLYGQCGGQGWSGATCCASGSTCVYSNPYYSQCLPGTGSSSSSTHASSTTPSTTTTIRSSTTTPPPSSSTSTPPVGSGTATYQGNPFSGINLWANNFYAAEVSSSAIPSLTGAMATAAAAAAKVPSFMWLDTLSKTPQMSATLADIRTANKNGGNYAGQFVVYDLPDRDCAAAASNGEYSIADNGVANYKNYIDTIVGIVKTYSDIRILLVIEPDSLANLVTNLSVAKCANAQAAYLECINYAITQLNLPNVAMYLDAGHAGWLGWPANQQPAAQLFASVYKNASSPRAVRGLATNVANYNGWNITTAPSYTQGNSVYNEQLYIHALSPLLTQQGWSNAFFITDQGRSGKQPTGQQQWGDWCNVIGTGFGIRPSANTGDSLLDAFTWIKPGGECDGTSNTSATRYDYHCGLSDALQPAPEAGSWFQAYFVQLLTNANPSFL; this comes from the exons AGCCTGTGCGCCTGTTGTAGAAGAAAGACAGGCTTGTAACAGCCTTTACGGACAATGCGGAGGCCAAGGATGGTCCGGAGCAACATGCTGCGCTTCTGGTAGCACATGTGTCTACTCAAACCCCTATTACTCGCAGTGTCTTCCTGGTACCGGAAGCTCAAGTTCATCTACACATGCTTCGTCCACCACCCCCTCGACAACCACGACGATTAGGTCAAGCACTACAACTCCTCCACCTAGTTCTTCTACGTCAACACCTCCAGTTGGATCAGGAACCGCTACTTACCAGGGTAATCCATTTTCTGGAATAAATCTTTGGGCCAATAACTTTTATGCCGCAGAAGTAAGCAGTTCTGCAATTCCTAGCTTGACTGGGGCCATGGCCACTGCTGCAGCGGCCGCTGCAAAGGTCCCTTCGTTCATGTGGCT GGATACTCTTAGCAAAACCCCTCAGATGAGCGCGACATTGGCAGATATTCGTACTGCAAACAAGAACGGAGGCAACTACGCTGGTCAATTTGTTGTGTATGACTTGCCCGATCGTGactgcgctgctgcagcgtcCAACGGAGAATACTCCATCGCGGATAACGGAGTGGCAAACTACAAGAATTATATTGATACCATTGTCGGCATTGTGAAGACATACTCTGATATTCGGATTCTTTTAGTTATTG AGCCTGACTCACTCGCCAATCTTGTTACTAATCTCAGTGTTGCAAAGTGTGCAAACGCTCAGGCTGCCTACTTGGAATGCATAAACTATGCAATTACGCAGCTGAATCTTCCGAACGTTGCCATGTACTTGGATGCCGGCCACGCAGGATGGCTTGGCTGGCCCGCTAACCAGCAACCCGCAGCTCAACTGTTCGCCAGCGTATATAAGAATGCATCATCACCCCGCGCTGTTCGTGGATTAGCAACTAACGTCGCCAACTACAATGGGTGGAATATTACTACTGCGCCTTCGTACACTCAAGGAAACTCCGTTTACAACGAGCAATTGTATATTCACGCTCTTTCACCTCTTCTCACTCAGCAAGGCTGGAGCAATGCTTTCTTCATTACCGACCAGGGCCGTTCTGGCAAGCAACCGACtggacagcagcagtgggGCGATTGGTGCAATGTGATCGGTACTGGATTTGGAATTCGTCCTTCAGCAAACACCGGAGATTCGTTGCTTGATGCGTTCACCTGGATCAAGCCAGGTGGTGAATGTGACGGAACTAGCAATACCTCTGCGACACGATACGATTACCACTGCGGCTTATCAGATGCTTTGCAGCCGGCTCCTGAGGCAGGTTCTTGGTTCCAGGCATACTTTGTGCAGCTTCTTACCAATGCCAACCCATCATTCTTGTAA
- a CDS encoding uncharacterized protein (antiSMASH:Cluster_4.4~EggNog:ENOG41~SMCOG1106:major facilitator transporter~TransMembrane:12 (i66-91o103-121i133-158o164-183i195-216o228-246i294-319o331-351i358-380o386-410i422-445o451-475i)) — protein sequence MAPLKSTSSISQIEKSISATLSNTMEKDHTNYEKVDKELVKYIADARVTISQEKNAELRRKIDRRILVLMILTYFLQAIDKGTMSFASIMGIKDDTHLSRQDYNWLTTCVFITILIVEYPQNYILSRVPIAKYLGFNIIAWGSVLACTAACTNFTGLIVVRTLLGLFESVCQPAFVILSSMWYRREEQVARVTYWYMMNGAQQIVGGLLAYCFSLIKTGPLQSWKWLFLIYGAISIIFGLFVVWWMPDSPMRAKCFSEEDKTLMIERVRDNQTGIQNRKWKKYQFIEGLKDPQIWGYCLIQFCTTLPTSGLGAFQGIIIQGMGFTVLQTQLLAMVLGFYIIIVLLGSTWLVKLTNQNLYIMGAFVIPSFIGTICLMTVPLDTRSQKIGLVVCYNITMSFWASQTLALSLLSRNIAGQTKKSVAVALNFIFWATGNAIGPQVFLWWNAPRYFIAFATHLGCYSLLVIVIFSLRFYLSWENKKRDNLAATGVQQARDERMLHAWEDLTDKENVNFRYAF from the exons ATGGCGCCACTAAAATCGACTTCGAGTATCAGTCAAATCGAAAAGAGTATCAGCGCAACATTGTCAAACACGATGGAGAAAGACCATACTAACTACGAGAAAGTCGATAAAGAGCTTGTTAAGTACATTGCAGATGCTCGAGTCACCAttagccaagaaaaaaatgccGAATTACGCCGAAAAATCGACCGGCGTATTCTGGTACTCATGATATTAACATATTTTTTGCAAGCCATTGATAAGGGTACAATGTCTTTTGCTTCCATTATGGGTATTAAGGATGACACACATTTAAGTCGGCAAGAT TATAACTGGCTGACAACTTGCGTCTTCATAACGATCCTCATTGTTGAATACCCTCAAAATTACATACTTTCTAGAGTTCCAATTGCCAAGTATCTTGGATTTAATATTATCGCATGGGGTTCCGTTCTAGCCTGCACTGCAGCCTGTACGAACTTTACAGGGCTCATTGTGGTGCGCACTTTACTTGGCCTTTTTGAATCAGTCTGTCAGCCAGCATTTGTTATCCTATCTTCGATGTGGTACAGGCGGGAGGAACAAGTTGCCCGTGTTACATATTG GTACATGATGAATGGAGCACAACAAATCGTTGGTGGCCTTCTAGCATACTGTTTTAGCCTCATCAAGACTGGCCCTTTACAGTCTTGGAAGTGGTTATTCCTCATCTATGGGGCCATTTCGATTATTTTCGGGCTGTTTGTTGTATGGTGGATGCCTGATTCACCCATGCGAGCCAAGTGTTTCAGCGAAGAAGACAAGACTCTCATGATTGAGAGAGTTCGAGATAACCAAACTGGCATTCAAAACCGAAAATGGAAGAAATACCAGTTCATTGAAGGCTTAAAAGACCCTCAAATCTGGGGTTATTGTTTGATACAATTCTGCACGACTCTACCTACATCTGGCCTTGGCGCTTTCCAAGGCATCATTATTCAGGGTATGGGATTCACAGTACTACAGACTCAACTGCTCGCCATGGTACTTGGATTTTATATCATTATAGTGCTCCTGGGTTCGACTTGGTTAGTCAAGTTGACCAACCAAAACCTATATATAATGGGCGCATTTGTCATCCC ATCTTTCATTGGTACTATTTGCCTCATGACAGTCCCTCTAGATACCAGAAGCCAAAAGATCGGACTTGTGGTctgctataatattactatgtCTTTCTGGGCTTCTCAAACTTTGGCATTATCTCTGTTATCGCGAAATATTGCTGGACAGACAAAAAAGAGCGTTGCTGTGGCtctaaattttattttttgggcCACAGGCAATGCAATTG GTCCTCAGGTGTTTCTCTGGTGGAATGCTCCTCGATATTTCATCGCATTCGCCACTCATCTTGGATGCTATTCCCTCCTTGTTATCGTAATCTTCTCTTTGCGCTTTTATCTATCTTGGGAGAACAAGAAACGAGACAATCTGGCCGCAACTGGAGTTCAACAGGCTCGAGATGAGCGAATGCTGCATGCATGGGAAGACTTGACGGATAAGGAGAATGTCAACTTTCGCTATGCCTTTTAA
- a CDS encoding uncharacterized protein (EggNog:ENOG41), with amino-acid sequence MEEPGRFCEKCQKFNLSTAAFRSSPYNEQRMHQLGRFVEVEARTNCALCRFLTEAFLNGPGTREVLQNKALVQGTWSSISEGQPNASLLFWLVANSEVDKIEFSIRHVRDDEVPMLGDARVINDAFINVNLVKKWINLCEKEHKCKSVPIEATRASQLPDGFMVIDVIDKCLINKSHPCRYLALSYVWGNSIAFMTTSHNVDELRANGSIRDIWNQLCPTIQDAILFTRQLGERYIWIDSLCILQDNAQNAAANIEAMDSIYRYATIVLLVAEDNAALRGLPGVSNPRQLHQFRSELLPGLPVLGRFNHSAYMERAKYRSRGWTYQEEQLSTRALIFANDQLYFVCPSHVFGEDIHEGNQLGPDKLLRFPDITSKYICEGQAQSIMYFRAVQAYTLRTLTFPSDTLKAFSGIGAVLSQALSSPLIYGLPASIFDLALLWQPAGKMSRKEGFPSWSWAGWHGAAQWNGDTMELASYGPLPSPRQEQEVITTWIRTRTWIEWKYRDEDGTEKLVWNYNREGKAGCMFWPSSGYNEILEIGYDSKAATKKNPFGRHFNSDSVISGYKSRYLSPTAVSSYLTNIPDNLQPLYFQTLSVKFYIKPSDCYLRYGSVDPVWEPNGRVVFLLYTEDLHTCGYVLLDEIWTSRFSAKEPYEFLLLSEANYHCEWRRPHDDHPYKRFYSYQDYEEFHTMMIEWKAVGRDGANAAERVGLGRVLKEAVRNTDARIMAWKEVTLI; translated from the exons ATGGAGGAACCTGGAAGATTTTGCGAGAAATGCCAGAAGTTCAACTTGAGCACAGCAGCCTTCCGCTCATCGCCCTACAATGAGCAGCGGATGCATCAGCTGGGTAGATTCGTCGAAGTCGAAGCGCGCACCAATTGCGCTCTTTGCCGGTTTCTAACTGAAGCCTTTCTTAATGGACCGGGCACCCGTGAAGTTTTgcaaaataaagctttagtccAGGGTACATGGTCCTCTATATCAGAAGGCCAGCCAAATGCTTCTTTGTTATTTTGGCTTGTAGCGAACAGCGAGGTCGACAAAATCGAATTCAGCATTAGACATGTCAGAGATGATGAAGTACCCATGCTCGGAGATGCGAGGGTTATAAACGATGCGTTTATCAACGTAAATCTGGTCAAAAAGTGGATTAATCTTTGTGAAAAGGAACATAAATGCAAGAGCGTTCCTATAGAAGCAACACGAGCTTCTCAGCTACCTGACGGATTTATGGTGATCGACGTTATTGATAAATGTCTTATCAACAAGTCACATCCGTGTCGATACCTGGCGCTAAGCTATGTGTGGGGTAATAGCATAGCTTTCATGACGACTTCTCACAACGTCGATGAGCTACGAGCGAACGGCTCGATTCGAGACATCTGGAATCAGCTATGTCCGACAATTCAAGATGCTATACTGTTTACTCGCCAACTAGGGGAGCGTTACATCTGGATTGATAGTCTGTGCATATTACAGGATAATGCACAGAATGCGGCCGCTAATATTGAGGCTATGGACTCGATATATAGATACGCGACAATAGTTTTGCTAGTTGCAGAAGACAATGCAGCACTGAGGGGCTTGCCCGGAGTTTCGAATCCTCGTCAATTACATCAATTTCGCTCAGAGCTTCTGCCTGGATTACCTGTTCTAGGTCGCTTTAACCACAGCGCGTACATGGAGCGAGCCAAATATAGATCGCGAGGATGGAC TTATCAAGAAGAACAGCTTAGTACACGAGCGCTTATTTTCGCAAACGACCAGTTATATTTCGTATGCCCTTCACATGTTTTTGGGGAAGATATTCATGAAGGAAACCAGTTAGGGCCGGATAAACTTCTTAGATTCCCAGACATTACGTCCAAGTATATCTGTGAGGGTCAAGCTCAGTCCATTATGTATTTCCGAGCTGTACAAGCTTATACTCTGAGAACCTTGACCTTCCCATCTGATACGCTGAAGGCCTTCAGCGGCATAGGTGCTGTGTTGAGCCAGGCGCTTTCATCGCCACTGATTTACGGACTCCCTGCGTCTATTTTTGATCTAGCTCTTCTCTGGCAGCCGGCTGGTAAAATGAGCCGGAAAGAAGGCTTCCCTTCGTGGAGCTGGGCTGGGTGGCATGGCGCTGCGCAGTGGAATGGAGATACAATGGAGCTTGCGTCGTATGGACCTCTGCCAAGTCCCAggcaagaacaagaagtAATAACAACATGGATTAGGACGCGCACTTGGATTGAATGGAAATacagagatgaagatggaactGAAAAACTGGTATGGAACTATAACAGAGAGGGGAAAGCCGGGTGTATGTTTTGGCCTTCCTCTGGATATAACGAGATTTTAGAAATTGGCTACGACTCCAAGGCTGCGACTAAAAAAAACCCCTTTGGTCGTCACTTCAACTCTGATTCAGTCATATCAGGTTATAAATCTCGCTACCTATCGCCAACCGCCGTGAGCTCCTATCTGACAAATATTCCTGATAATCTCCAGCCTCTATATTTTCAGACACTTTCGGTTAAATTCTACATCAAACCTTCAGACTGTTACCTTCGTTATGGCTCTGTTGATCCGGTTTGGGAGCCAAATGGGCGTGTGGTCTTTTTGCTGTATACTGAAGACTTACACACCTGTGGTTACGTTTTACTTGATGAAATATGGACGTCTAGATTTTCCGCTAAAGAGCCTTATGAGTTTTTACTTCTTTCGGAAGCAAATTATCACTGTGAATGGAGACGCCCGCATGATGACCACCCATACAAAAGGTTCTACAGCTATCAAGATTATGAAGAGTTTCACACTATGATGATAGAGTGGAAAGCTGTTGGCAGAGACGGTGCTAACGCTGCTGAGAGAGTCGGTCTGGGAAGAGTTCTAAAAGAGGCCGTAAGGAATACTGATGCGAGGATTATGGCTTGGAAAGAAGTTACTCTTATTTAA